taaaaagaatctTAGTTAGAAAATGAGTTATATAATTCATAATACAAGATAATAAAACGACAATTAGAGATAagaggtttttttcttttttttttctgcatctcttcattcataatgttaaaaatatttcaacttgCTTAACCATCGAAAAAGTCTAAAGATGATTTGcaacatattttccttttttaaaaaataattattgaaaatagatCGTTTGGTAGCAAAATGGaaccccttctttttttttgttttttttaatgttggaaacactaaaaaaaaaatttaatgaacattgtcaatcatatttttctaatataaagATAAGAATCAAACTAAATCTCCTGAAATCGGTCCTAAAATAAGAACTATCTTACTCCTTCACTCCCAAATTGTCATCATATTTTTCCAAGTAAAGCTGATATAAAAtccattttgaaaatacttaaaaaaatcaattaatatccgaatagaaatattaaaaaaaatggtaatattttatataataacaaaatgaaatttaaaacaagtatCACCAGATTCATTAATaaatgtttgaaaatcattttagtGATAAAAGAGacttcaaaactaatttttagaaCTTTTACTAACACCCTATTTTCATATGACGCCTCGTAGTCAGAATCACTTAAAAAAGGATATGCTAATTGATTTTTCAAGGAGgagtttctaataaaaatactGCCAACAAAAAGCACTACGAGCCACCAAAATCACTCCCATATAATCCCTTCCTAATTGCTCGACTGTTCAAAAATTAGAAGCCCGTTCCAGGCCATTCAAATGGTTCATTCAACAATTGCCCGACTGCTCCAAATGAGGGAAAAAGAATTCccagaaaaaaaattctaatgcaAGTTTAATTTGAACTGCACGACACCCTGACACTTATCACAGGATATTTGCAATTATAAATTGATTTCAAGAACATGCAGTAAAAGCCTAGAGACCGATGGGATCCAAGCCTAACCTTATATAGGGCAAACAAATAATATCCTTGTGCACTCATTTAAACAATGACCAAATCAAAAATTGATCCATCATCAGCGTCACATTCTCAAAACTATGAAATCTTTGAAATAAGCATCATCTAAATAACGAGTTCCATtgcaaaaatactaaacaaGCAAAACTGGCAGGGACCTGTAAAAGTTTGATCAACAAAGCTGCTTCTTGAAAATGACAAACTTAAATGTCTAGATTGCTGGTAAAGATCTCACTTGAGGGGAATGAACCTAGATGAGTGGGTGGCACCAATACCAGGTCTTCCATGCTTCACTGGCTTGTATGAGATTGAGAACTCCGCCAAATAATGCCCAATCATTTCCGGTTTGATTTCAACCTGATTGAAGGTCTTCCCATTGTACACGCCAATAATGCTTCCAATCATTTCAGGTACGATGATCATATTGCGCAGATGGGTTCTGACTGGTTCTGGCTTCTCACCAGGTGGGGCCTCACGTTTCTGATTCAAAACATTACCACAAAAATCAGTCAAGGCTGAAGCAAGTTTCTATAACCCTCGTAACTCATAATTGACTATTAACAAAATACTACAGAAAATTGTTGATGCTCCTGAAAAACAGTCCAGCCAAATCATGATACTTCTGTGAATTTGATTGCAAGAAACCATACTAAAAGATAATATCAAAAAAGAATTGATCTAAAAGAGGCAAAAATTGAGGATCttacatataaaaatttcaTCCCTTATCATCTCTAGCAACAATGGAAGAACACTGTCATATTGAGACCACATTGCACATTTTCCCAGGTATTGAATCAAGGCCATAAAGCGCCTACTGAGTTTTGAATCAAAGGATTCTAACATATATGCCAACCATGTGGCGATGGGAATAAAGACAGATTCAAGAGAGTTAACAGAAACATAGCTCAAATGGATTTTCAAAAGATAGTTAGCATTAAGATTCATAGTCTTGTAGATTCTGCATATCAAATAGTCTTTTGGAGATGAACCCTAGCTTAGCAAAGCTCATCACTATTTCTTTACCACCTGAAATTATATGAACATTCCAAGTTCTCCCTCTCAGAAACATGAAGCATTGAGTCAAGAGAGACTGTACTGACATAAAGGATTTCTCTTTACATATGAATTCATTTAGATTCTAATAATATCTGTTGAAGATATTCTTCACAAATTTAGCCTCCTGTTCAGCATGGAATGTAGATCGTGTTCTCTTCAAATCCACCAGCAAGGGCAATTCTAAAGAGCCCTTTCACTTCACAATACCAATCAATGCCTCATCCCCCTCCAAACAAGACCCCTTTTCTAAGTTTCAAATGTATCACACACATTTTAACTTCACAATTACACAccaacataataataataatgatgatgatgataactAGATCCTTGTTCATAAGCTGCAAGCGTATTACTCACACATTGCTCTTCACTTtcacaaagacaaaaaaaaacaaattaacagCACTCTTTATAGTATATTTTCTTCTATCCAGTAATTTCATTGTCCTAAGGATCCAAGGCTTGGGATGTCTCCACTCCACAACTGTAGGCATactaatataaatatgaaaatagtgCTCATGCCCAACATGAATACTTCGATCGGAACCAAAATCATCCATGTTCTTTTTGAGCATATTTTCACAAACATAACTCCCAAGCATCTTGGCACAGAATACAAAGAGCATATCATTCAAGCTTCTGATCACCTAAAAAGTTCTCATGAGAACAATTCACCAATCTGTAACATCCTGCCTTAAAATGCTTCAACATTACCTCAAATAAGATCTGCCCACGCATGCTCCACAAGTACCAAAACAGTCCACTGAATTTGATGCACACTCTCCAGACTTACATAGGCCAACACTCCACACATTAACTTCAAAAAACAGAGGATCAGCCTGTGTACTACACAAACCCACATTCTTCCTTCCAAACTTTCACTTTATCATTTGAGTTCAAGAACTAAGCCATAGTTCTCAGAATTTCACTAGCACACTACTTTAACTTTGTCTTGCATGTTTTGATTACATTTATCTTATATCCATTCGCAACAGTCATATCTAATAATGAACAGAGGATACAGGAAATAGAGTGGTTCTAACACAGTATACTAACAGTATAAATGACACAACAACTAACTATGAGGGCTGCCCAAAAGAAACCCATCTAATTTAGTTTATTTCtaataccatatatatatataaaagcttTAACTAAACCGAGCAATATATCACAGCATCCAACTTTGAAATATCCCCTTTACACCACCATCCTTCTTCAAATCAAAGGCAACAACATACTTATTCAGATATCTCAACCACTCAAATCATACACACATTCTAACTGCATCACCAAACAACTCAGGATCCAGTCCTGGTTCAGAAAAAGAGATCAAGGTGAGGGAAATgctgaaaaaaaaaggttcggTTCTCAGTTTCCCTTCAAACTAAATTCTCCCCCACAGCATTGAAATCTTAAATTCTATGAAATAAAGGCAAAATAAAAGagtgaattatttttagaaactcAAACGAATTAAGATATGAGACTGCTAGAACCCTATCATCAAGTCCACAATTGCAAGATCCACTGatagtaaagaaaaatgaaaaaaaaggagaaaacaatTACCGCCTTGCGA
This region of Vitis vinifera cultivar Pinot Noir 40024 chromosome 5, ASM3070453v1 genomic DNA includes:
- the LOC100256302 gene encoding small ribosomal subunit protein uS19 codes for the protein MADVEVDVAPGVPKKRTFKKFSFRGVDLDALLDMSTDELVKLFHARARRRFQRGLKRKPMALIKKLRKAKREAPPGEKPEPVRTHLRNMIIVPEMIGSIIGVYNGKTFNQVEIKPEMIGHYLAEFSISYKPVKHGRPGIGATHSSRFIPLK